One Ostrea edulis chromosome 6, xbOstEdul1.1, whole genome shotgun sequence genomic window, gatagatttgaaactaATGTGCAATgcttgccatttgtagatgtgcatattgcagggacagGAGGATTCATTTTCAATAGTTGTCTTTAAAGGTATAGTGGATCTGAgtggtggagggtgtaaaatagtttgtgaaaacttctcctatgtggcttattggagttcataatgtctacaTTCcagctcatgctttctcctccataccatgcagtacattaaaggggagggggtttcatttggagcatttccaattttgggagctggggagacatttgtttttcataaaaacaatttctagtgtttaatgtcccactcgagaatttttcattcatatcgaGACATCACCgttaccagtgaagggctgcataatTTAGGCATATATACTTGCCGGCATTTATGACCAttaagcagggagggttctttatcatgccacacctgctgtgacacaggacctcggtttttgttaTCTCATCTGAAGAACCACCTCATTTAGTTGCCTCGTAGTTGCCTCGTATGACAAGCAaatgggtactgaggatctataattttaatgtaaaaacaacaaaatattttttgaattgcatttatttatcgggaaacgtcaataactaaaacacatgtcattttcaatatgttcatcaagttttagaataatatgtggaaaattattgaattagcgttattccccaaaatgttaaaaaacaaacaaatgtggatgcattttccttatagcatggtttacatatcattttttctgtttatattagtagagttacatttgttatagttattcatgggaaaaaatccatacctttccttaataatttcaaatctatagcttccagattatgtatacccccatcaaaaactgaagtctggcaccatacagctgagctatttaaatcactcgggattaaaattgtatgtaatttcaagaaaagacacagataatgattccttatcaccttggtaaaatgtttgtcaaaaatgaaggaaatatatcgcattatggacttgataaataattgaatgaaaacagagttattgtccttggattcaatattttgaaacatatcattgactattcaaatataactaagaaattttgaaatattttatggctaacaagattttttacaataactatcgaaaaagattccaacaaaatttatgttcctatcattaaattattgactttgcaaaatcctatgacgtcacacgagtgtggaactacgttaaagcAATATATTACTGACggtatatgataaaaatatttaaaagatcAAAATAACTATTAGACAAttttgtagataaaaaataattgattatcaaaatttcattttaagtgGCATGTTTTTGcataattattactttcttataCTTATAATACTTAAAGTAATTTATGACAAGATGTTAATAAAATGTGTAGATCACATGCTCTCAAGCAAAATTccgtttattttgctgaatttttcatcAGATCTTGCAATTgtggattatattagttataccaaTAGATGCTAATACTGCTGCGTACTTGAATAGTTGAAAGTACCGTTAGTTaattacagcttgtattgcttttaacaaataaaaattagaaactggaaaaaataaaacatgctgCTTATAAACTAAAATACCAAGCTAATATTAACTGGGAATATTAACAGTTATTTTAGAATCATGGGATTTTCttcataattctttttaatactTATGCTGTTTCCAATTtacaatgaatttgaaaatttttatgAAGTCCAGACCTGCCCCAACCCCCGATTCTGCCTATGAGACATAGATTGAAGATAGATATCTACAGGAAATAAAAATTGGCATGaaatttatatcattaattataaatAAGTAGGCATTAATAGTTTATAAATCTGGGGCCGGAAAGACTAGGGGACGGATTGGTATTGGGGCCGGAACGACCTGTTATTGTTCGAAATTATATGCTTATTATTAGGTGTTGGTGTTAATTTGTTCTCTGTATCCTTACGAGTGTTGTGCATTATAATATATGTGTAAAGCAAATCTTTTCTGTATGTAATACGTACTGATCAGTGATGCTATGACACATGTAGATTGGTCTTTTGTATACAATGACTGAACAAATTCGAGCTGCACATTTGTGCCCAATAGCCTATAGTCCTAAAGATGCAAAGAgtgatgattgattgtatagtaATATTCAAACCCTAGTTATATGCCTCGCGCCGTTACGTCTGACAATTTAACACAAGGTCTCCATCTTTTTCGggatcaaaaagtaggtcacagctACAATTCCTctttatttatgtttttctCCATTTTAACGTCTAACATACACATACAATGTTAACCGAAAAATCCTTTCTTGTACCCCCTAAAGGCTCCCTTACCTCACCCCCTCCATAGCACTGATATTGACCATTCGAATTAATTAAATGTTTCATTGCCCTTACTAAAAATCCATGTCAAATGATTCAAAACTTCCGGTTTGGCGACCGCGATGTATTACACGCGCTCTCATTGGGTATTGATATTCTCAGGAATTTCGAAATAACACTGGTGTTCTTTCTTGAAAACCTGTATctgctgattttttttatatgaaatgataATATGACCAtattttggtagttttacagtaattcaaatattgataatatgatcatttcaaaatgaaatagtATGATTAGGGCCTATGACAAAAGAAGACATTCCCGAGAATACCAATACCCAATGAGAGCGCGTGTAACACATCGCGGTCGCCAAACCGGAAGTTTTGAATCGTATAGACACTTGATTATGGGCAATGAAGCATTTAATTTGAGGGTCAATGTCAATGGGCTGAGGTAAGAGATCTTGTTGGAGGTACAATGAGGGGTGTCACGGTAAACATTGTATGTGTATGTTAGACGCTGAAATGGagaaaaacataaataaagAGGGGTTGTATCGATTGGCCTACtttttgttcagaaaaaagatgGAGATCTTGCTTGCGAATAAATTAAGTTTATGAAACAAGCACCTGTGGTCAAACTGTCTTTGCACACCtggtgtatttatatgtagatagaggtttttttattatatttattggTTAAAATTCTGATAACTGATGGGATCGATCACTATTCATAATGTGATTGTTTTCACAATTGCATTCTTAATGTCAGCATGTAGTTTGTAAAACTGACCTTGACGTCTTTCgtgaaaatttgtttttaataatggAGGATCTTTCTAATTAATTGGtgcaaaatttcatatttttagctcacctgagataaatctcaagtgaacttttctgatcatccATTGTCCGGCGCCCTTCTGTCCGTCTGCTGTAAacgtttcacattttcgacttcttctccagaaccactgggtcattttaaccaaacttgacaaaaagaaTCCTTGTGTAAAgagatttcaagtttgttcaaatgcagggcccttcaaaggggagataatcacgaaatgcaaaaatagggtgggatcatttaaaaatcttctcaagaacctctagaccagaaaagtacaaatttacataaaagcttcatGGCATAGTGCAGacgaaagttttttttttaatcgtggcccccagggataggttggagccacaatataGGCGATCAAAGtcttagatacaaatatatgtaggaaaaatctttatatgtggaccaaagtgactcaggtgagcgatgtggcccatgaaccTCTTGTTTTCTTCCAGGTGGATTTTTCTGGGTATTGTGATAGCAGTTCCCATTTGGCTGACGGTGGCCAATTACATATTccttaaatcattaaaatatagTTCAACATATGAAAACATGAACCAGTCAAGAAATCTCGATAGTGCCTCTAGGAAATATTTTCCAACAAAACAGAGAACAGTTCATCAACATATTGCGTTTTTGAAAGTCCACAAGACCGGAAGTACAACCGCTCAAGGAATTTTCCTACGTTATGGATTACACAAGAATTTAACTTTTGTTGTTCCCAATAATAAATCATGGTATCCAAACATTATCGCTTTAAACGATTCCGTGATACCCGGTTACAATATAATTCCTCCCCCAGAAGGGAAAACCTATGACATCTTGTGTTTCCACGTCGTTTACAATCGCTTAGCGTTTGAAGATATCATGCCAAATGATACTAAGTACATTGGGATCGTTCGTGAACCATTCCTGCAATTTGATTCCACCGTCCGATATTTCAAATTTGGGAAAGATCATGGGGTAGCACAATACATTCGCCATTTTCTGAAGAATCCAAAATCATACATGAAGAAAATCGACCAGCGGCGTTCCAACTTTCTAAACAATAGAATGGCTTTTGAGTATGGTTTTCCCTCCAGTCTGTTTCACTCTTTTGACATGCTCGCCGTAAAGCAGTATTTGGAGAAACTCGATAGAGAATTCCATGTAGTCATTGTGAGCGAGTATATGAATGAGTCAGTCATTCTATTACGTCGAGTGTTGAATTGGGATTTGAAGGACATCCTCTTTGTTAATCTAAATGTCAATCCCAATCGCCATGACTTAAATCAGGTCGGCCTGAAAGAAATTCGTTTATATCGTCAGTATGCCAAATTGGACTATGAATTGTACAATTTTTTCGTCAAACGTTTATGGCAACAGATCTATTCTTATGGAGAAGATATTCTAGAAGAAATTTCGTATTTCAAATTATTGAGAACTCTCTTACAAAATTTCTGCAGTAGTGTAGATAAAAGCTTACTGAAAGTAGAAGAATCATCATGGAGTTCTTCGTTCAGTGTGACAAAAGACGACTGTatagaaatgaaacaaaaagaaATGTGGTATCTCAGGAATGTAATGAAACATCAGTATTCCAATGGAACTCAAAATTAGTCTCTCTCTTATTACTCCGATGTGTTACTTTTAGACAATTTTTGGTGATAATGCCAAAATGTTAATCTCGAAATTTTGCTGAAATTGTGTTTATCGCTGTTCATATGATGatatcattacaatatattCAAGAATGACAATTTTAAAGCTCTATAGAAAGATAAATCATGTTCTTGAACTcgctgtatatttttttcttaaaagaacaagtcctgaaatttactttTCCGGTGAAGAACAATGACGACGGAcgataatatatataataaatttgatagtttgctaatacaacctatcattgggtcgatTACTGTCTGACTTAagcttgtttcataccgattgttaggccgttcttggcacattgatttgaccacagataactccgtttacatgatcaagatatacggcttacggcaggtgtgacctgtcgacaggggatgcttactcctcttgggcacctgatcacacatctggtatatccagcggTCTGTTTgacaaactctctattttgttatgcttat contains:
- the LOC125648225 gene encoding galactose-3-O-sulfotransferase 2-like, producing MIRAYDKRRHSREYQYPMRARVTHRGRQTGSFESYRHLIMGNEAFNLRVNVNGLRWIFLGIVIAVPIWLTVANYIFLKSLKYSSTYENMNQSRNLDSASRKYFPTKQRTVHQHIAFLKVHKTGSTTAQGIFLRYGLHKNLTFVVPNNKSWYPNIIALNDSVIPGYNIIPPPEGKTYDILCFHVVYNRLAFEDIMPNDTKYIGIVREPFLQFDSTVRYFKFGKDHGVAQYIRHFLKNPKSYMKKIDQRRSNFLNNRMAFEYGFPSSLFHSFDMLAVKQYLEKLDREFHVVIVSEYMNESVILLRRVLNWDLKDILFVNLNVNPNRHDLNQVGLKEIRLYRQYAKLDYELYNFFVKRLWQQIYSYGEDILEEISYFKLLRTLLQNFCSSVDKSLLKVEESSWSSSFSVTKDDCIEMKQKEMWYLRNVMKHQYSNGTQN